From one Bacteroides intestinalis DSM 17393 genomic stretch:
- the pbpC gene encoding penicillin-binding protein 1C, translated as MGAKIIKYFKQLSITRKVIFILITILVIAYIFCLPRQLFHVPYSTVVTDRNGELLGARIASDGQWRFPPRNTTPEKIKQCLITFEDRHFYHHWGVNPVSTGRAAYQNLKNKRIVSGGSTLTMQTIRLARNKSRTFGEKFIEMILATRLEFRASKEKILSMYVSHAPFGGNVVGLDAAAWRYFGHSAEELSWAEAAMLAVLPNAPAMIHLSKSRQSLLNKRNRLLKQLYGRKIIDSSTYELAISEPLPDEPHPLPQIAPHLVSRFYQERNGKYSVSTIDRGIQTQIENAAERWSNEFNRSDIRNLAILVIDIQTNQVVAYCGNVNFKRKQSGNQVDVIQAPRSTGSILKPFLYYAMLQEGSLLPHTLLPDIPININGFTPQNFSLQFEGAVPASEALARSLNIPAVTMLQKYGAPKFHTFLRQIGLKTINRPASHYGLSLILGGAEATLWDVTNTYAYMGRSLLQLPQTECSLLLSDSENSEAVTSAKTTDIFQPGAVWQTFNALTEVNRPEEIDWKSIPSMHPIAWKTGTSHGFRDAWAVGVTPHYAIGVWVGNATGEGKPGLVGARTAGPVLFDIFSLLPPTQWFKRPGNVFVKTEVCRKSGHLKGRFCEETDTLLILPAGLKTEACPYHHLITLSADETHRIYENCANLEPTIQKSWFTLPPVWEWYYRQHHPEYSPLPPFKPGCGEDALQPMQFIYPPMNARIVLPKQMDGSPGYMTAELAHGNPATTIFWHLDNTYLTQTQDFHKISLQPTPGKHSLTAVDSAGNTVTTTFYINPL; from the coding sequence ATGGGAGCTAAGATTATAAAGTACTTCAAACAACTGTCTATCACCAGAAAAGTAATATTCATACTTATTACAATTCTGGTGATAGCCTATATCTTTTGTCTTCCCCGGCAACTTTTCCATGTGCCCTACTCCACCGTTGTCACTGACCGGAACGGTGAATTACTGGGCGCACGCATTGCATCTGACGGTCAATGGCGTTTTCCGCCCCGGAACACTACTCCGGAGAAAATAAAGCAATGTCTCATCACTTTCGAAGACAGGCATTTCTATCACCATTGGGGAGTCAATCCTGTCTCCACGGGCAGAGCCGCCTACCAAAACCTAAAGAATAAGCGCATTGTAAGTGGAGGAAGTACCCTCACCATGCAAACAATCCGTCTGGCAAGAAACAAATCGCGTACTTTTGGAGAAAAGTTCATAGAAATGATCCTGGCCACCCGACTTGAATTTCGTGCTTCAAAAGAGAAAATCTTGTCCATGTACGTTTCACACGCTCCTTTCGGAGGAAATGTAGTAGGACTCGATGCCGCTGCCTGGCGATATTTCGGACATTCGGCCGAAGAACTTTCCTGGGCGGAAGCAGCTATGCTGGCGGTACTTCCAAATGCACCCGCCATGATTCACCTTTCCAAATCACGACAATCATTGCTCAATAAGAGAAACCGTCTGCTGAAACAATTATATGGACGAAAGATTATAGATAGTTCCACTTACGAACTGGCTATCAGCGAACCATTACCCGATGAGCCTCATCCTCTCCCTCAAATAGCCCCTCATCTAGTCAGTCGCTTCTATCAGGAACGGAATGGGAAATATTCTGTGTCAACCATCGACAGAGGTATTCAAACCCAGATAGAGAACGCAGCCGAGCGTTGGAGTAATGAATTTAACCGGAGTGATATACGCAACCTGGCTATTCTGGTAATCGATATCCAGACCAATCAGGTAGTAGCTTATTGCGGCAATGTAAACTTCAAACGGAAACAAAGCGGTAACCAGGTAGATGTAATTCAGGCACCCAGAAGCACGGGAAGTATTCTGAAACCATTTCTATATTATGCCATGTTGCAGGAAGGCAGCCTGCTGCCTCATACATTACTGCCTGATATACCCATTAATATTAATGGCTTTACACCTCAAAACTTCAGTTTGCAGTTCGAAGGTGCTGTTCCTGCTTCAGAAGCACTTGCTCGTTCACTAAACATTCCGGCAGTAACGATGCTGCAAAAATATGGTGCTCCCAAGTTTCACACTTTCCTGAGGCAAATAGGTTTGAAGACAATCAACCGCCCCGCCTCCCATTATGGTTTATCACTTATCTTAGGCGGAGCGGAAGCCACCCTATGGGATGTAACCAATACATACGCATACATGGGACGGAGTTTATTGCAACTTCCACAAACGGAATGTAGTTTACTGCTTTCAGATTCTGAAAATTCCGAGGCAGTCACTTCTGCAAAGACAACGGATATTTTTCAACCGGGAGCCGTATGGCAAACATTCAATGCTCTAACCGAAGTGAACCGTCCCGAAGAAATAGACTGGAAATCCATCCCTTCCATGCATCCCATCGCATGGAAGACCGGAACGAGTCATGGATTCCGCGATGCCTGGGCTGTAGGCGTCACTCCTCACTATGCCATAGGTGTATGGGTGGGTAATGCCACCGGAGAAGGCAAGCCCGGTCTTGTAGGAGCACGGACAGCCGGCCCGGTTCTGTTTGATATATTCAGCCTGCTTCCTCCTACACAATGGTTCAAACGTCCGGGAAATGTCTTTGTTAAGACTGAAGTATGCCGGAAATCCGGGCACCTGAAAGGCCGATTTTGCGAAGAAACAGACACCTTATTGATTCTTCCCGCCGGATTAAAGACGGAAGCTTGCCCTTATCATCACCTCATCACTCTCTCAGCCGATGAGACTCACCGTATCTATGAGAATTGTGCTAATCTGGAACCTACCATCCAGAAATCCTGGTTCACTTTGCCGCCCGTCTGGGAATGGTATTACAGACAACATCATCCGGAATACAGTCCGCTTCCTCCCTTCAAGCCGGGTTGCGGAGAAGATGCCCTCCAACCAATGCAGTTCATCTACCCGCCCATGAATGCACGGATTGTATTACCCAAACAGATGGATGGAAGCCCAGGATATATGACTGCCGAACTGGCCCATGGTAATCCCGCTACCACCATCTTTTGGCATCTTGATAATACTTATCTGACGCAGACGCAGGATTTCCATAAGATTTCTTTGCAACCCACACCCGGAAAACACTCGCTGACAGCGGTAGATAGTGCAGGAAATACAGTAACTACTACATTTTATATTAACCCTCTTTAA
- a CDS encoding glucosamine-6-phosphate deaminase encodes MKTNLSSQITLNRVSPRYYRPENAFERSVLTRLEKIPADIYESAEEGANHIACEIAQLIRDKQKAGRFCVLALPGGNSPRNVYSALIRMHKEEGLSFRNVIIFNLYEYYPLTADAINSNLNALKEMFLDHVDIDKQNIFSPDGTIPKDTIFEYCRLYEQRIESFGGLDAVLLGIGRVGNIGFNEPGSRLNSTTRLILLDNDSRNEASKMFGSIESTPISSITMGVSTILAAKKIFLMAWGDDKAKMVKECVEGAVTDTIPASYLQTHNNAHVIIDLSAAGNLTRIHRPWLVTSCEWNDKLIRSAIVWLCQLTGKPILKLTNKDYNENGLSELLALFGSAYNVNIKIFNDLQHTITGWPGGKPNADDTYRPERAKPYPKRVVVFSPHPDDDVISMGGTIRRLVEQKHDVHVAYETSGNIAVGDEEVIRFLHFINGFNQIFNNSEDKVITDKYAEIRKFLKEKKDGDIDTRDILTIKGLIRRGEARTACTYNNIPLDHCHFLDLPFYETGRIQKGPLTEADVEIVRNLLREVKPHQIFVAGDLADPHGTHRVCTDAVFAAIDLEKEEGAKWLKDCRIWMYRGAWAEWEIENIEMAVPISPEELRAKRNSILKHQSQMESAPFLGNDERLFWQRSEDRNRGTAALYDSLGLASYEAMEAFVEYIPL; translated from the coding sequence ATGAAAACCAATCTTAGTTCTCAAATCACTCTCAACAGAGTCTCCCCCAGGTATTACAGGCCTGAGAATGCATTTGAAAGGTCGGTATTGACCCGACTGGAGAAAATCCCCGCTGACATCTACGAATCAGCAGAGGAAGGTGCAAACCACATTGCCTGCGAAATAGCTCAACTGATTCGCGACAAACAAAAAGCCGGACGTTTTTGCGTATTGGCATTGCCGGGCGGTAATTCTCCCCGCAATGTATATTCAGCCCTCATCCGAATGCATAAAGAAGAAGGCCTGAGTTTCCGCAATGTTATCATATTCAACCTTTACGAATATTATCCGCTCACAGCAGATGCCATCAACAGCAACCTGAATGCCCTGAAAGAAATGTTCCTCGATCATGTAGACATCGACAAGCAGAATATTTTCAGTCCGGACGGTACTATCCCCAAAGATACTATCTTCGAATATTGTCGTTTGTACGAGCAGCGCATCGAAAGCTTTGGCGGACTGGATGCCGTATTACTCGGCATTGGTCGTGTAGGTAACATCGGTTTCAATGAACCGGGTTCCCGTCTAAACTCCACTACCCGCCTCATTTTGCTGGACAATGACTCACGCAACGAGGCATCCAAAATGTTCGGAAGCATTGAAAGCACACCGATCAGCTCTATCACAATGGGTGTATCCACCATTCTGGCTGCCAAGAAAATCTTCTTGATGGCATGGGGTGATGATAAGGCCAAAATGGTAAAAGAGTGTGTAGAAGGTGCAGTAACAGATACTATTCCGGCATCTTACCTGCAAACGCACAATAATGCCCATGTAATTATCGACCTTTCTGCTGCCGGCAACCTGACACGCATTCACCGTCCGTGGTTAGTGACTTCATGTGAATGGAACGACAAACTGATCCGCAGTGCCATCGTATGGTTGTGCCAACTGACAGGAAAGCCTATCCTGAAACTTACCAATAAGGATTACAATGAAAACGGTTTAAGTGAATTGTTGGCTCTGTTCGGTTCTGCATATAATGTAAATATCAAAATATTCAACGATCTGCAACATACCATTACCGGCTGGCCGGGTGGCAAACCGAATGCAGACGATACTTATCGTCCCGAACGCGCAAAACCGTATCCGAAACGGGTCGTTGTATTCTCTCCGCATCCCGATGACGACGTTATCTCTATGGGAGGTACCATCCGTCGTCTGGTAGAGCAAAAGCATGATGTACACGTGGCTTACGAAACCTCCGGTAACATTGCCGTAGGTGACGAAGAAGTAATCCGTTTCCTGCACTTTATCAACGGTTTCAATCAAATCTTCAATAACAGCGAAGACAAAGTGATTACCGACAAGTATGCAGAGATCCGTAAGTTCCTGAAAGAGAAAAAAGACGGTGACATCGACACACGCGATATTCTTACCATTAAAGGTTTGATACGTCGTGGTGAAGCACGCACCGCCTGTACATACAATAACATCCCACTGGATCATTGTCATTTCCTTGATCTGCCGTTCTATGAAACCGGTCGTATTCAGAAAGGTCCGCTGACTGAAGCTGATGTGGAAATCGTACGTAACCTGTTGCGTGAAGTGAAACCTCACCAGATATTCGTTGCCGGCGACCTTGCCGACCCGCACGGCACACACCGTGTCTGCACCGATGCCGTATTTGCAGCTATCGACCTGGAAAAAGAAGAAGGTGCAAAATGGCTGAAAGACTGCCGCATCTGGATGTATCGCGGTGCATGGGCTGAATGGGAAATTGAGAACATTGAAATGGCAGTGCCTATCAGTCCTGAAGAACTCCGTGCCAAACGTAACTCTATCCTGAAACACCAGTCTCAGATGGAAAGTGCACCGTTCCTGGGCAACGATGAACGTCTGTTCTGGCAACGCAGCGAAGACCGCAACCGTGGTACTGCTGCATTGTATGACAGTCTTGGTCTGGCATCTTACGAAGCAATGGAGGCATTCGTAGAATATATTCCGTTGTAA
- a CDS encoding alpha-2-macroglobulin family protein, protein MRTKHRIADKLFFLLLTIAVFSSCANSKKDIVPSAEYAPFVNAYTGGVISQTSNIRIELTQDQPMVDLNNELKENPFSFSPSLKGKAYWVSNNTIEFVPEPGTLKPGEFYEGTFQLGRFVEVDSRLKEFKFSFRVQEPNFTLYVEPLTTIDVDSHGDLVTLKGEVRFSDATSKEAVEKMLSAKGGNGQSYPVSITPTDHPTRYLFEIAGVIREAEDYQLEITANGSPAGIDRKLAENVLIPAKNDFRFLSAKRIDEPENGIEIVFSDPVSTTQDLNGLIEIPEVSSSIFQVENNKVYIYFEANQLSKLTLKIHEGVKNSRDKSLGTSHSIAFSELNLKPQVSMSTSAAILPDSKSLIIPFRAVNLYAVDLSVIRIFENNVLMFMQTNTLSSASELRRSGRLVYQNTLWLSKDSTKDVHRWEDYSIDLAGLIRQEPGAIYRVILSFRQEYSAYPCSGTEKQVMSFADNTVSEGLTKVSGNSTFEENEAEWDTPETYFYYNGNIKMDWSQYNWRERNNPCHPSYYMDSDRAASCNVFASNIGMIVKRNSLNKLWIAVSNILDTKPMEKAKVTVYNFQLQVIGTGETNSEGFTEITPQGVPFIVVTEVEKQKAYVRVADGEEQSVSRFDVGGKDIQKGLKGFVYGERGVWRPGDTLHVSFIMEDREKRIPDKHPVALELYNPRGQFYTKMISTQGVNGFYTFDLPTRPEDPTGLWNAYVKVGGTAFHKSLRIETVKPNRLKINLKLPEKVIQASTKEMPVMLTSTWLTGATASRLKTKVEMSLSKVNTQFKNYGQYIFNNPATEFTTVKNDVFDGTLDAEGKANFMLKLPAATNAPGMLNATLTSRVFEPGGDASIYTQSIPFSPFSSYVGINLNQPKGKYIETDQDHVFDIVTVNAEGQVVNRSNLEYKIYRISWSWWWENRDESFGTYVNSSSITPVASGNIQTTGGKATFKFRVNYPDWGRYLVYVKDKESGHATGGTVYIDWPDWRGRSSKTDPSGIKMLAFSLDKDSYEIGETATAIIPAAAGGRALVALENGSTVLQREWIEVSNNGDTKYSFKVTPEMAPNVYLHISLLQPHAQTVNDLPIRMYGVVPVLVTNKQTILQPQIKMPEVLRPETDFTVTVSEKSGKQMTYTLAIVDDGLLDLTNFKTPDPWNEFYAREALGIRTWDMYDDVLGASAGRYSSLFSTGGDETLKPADAKANRFKPVVKFIGPFYLDKGKQKTHTLKLPMYVGSVRTMVVAGQDGAYGKAEKTSFVRTPLMLLSTLPRVLSTQEEITVPVNVFAMEKEVKSVSVSIQASGGGVQVIDPNKQSITFSQPGDQLVYFKIKTGNKTGKATIHITASGGSQQAKETIEIEVRNPNPAVTFRNSQWVEKGESVTLPYALNGASPASSRMLLEVSRIPSVDISRRFDYLYNYQHHCTEQLTSKALPLLFVSQFKAVDEEEAQKIKTNVQEAIRQLYARQIPNGGFVYWPGNASADEWITSYAGMFLILAQEKGYAVNSNVLNKWKRFQRAAAQNWRMPDQDDSWGYWQTGVQQAYRLYTLALAGAPEQGAMNRMKEQANLPLQAKWRLAAAYALTGKMKPAEELVFKAETTIAPYSSQNYIYGSYDRDEAMILETLLLMNRDQAALQQAKKVSKNLAEENWFSTQSTAFSLMAMGRLAEKLSGTLDFTWTWNGKQQPVVKSAKAVFTKELSTSPASGNIIIKNEGKGALSVDLITRTQLLNDTLPAISNNLRLDVKYTDMNGATISIDDIKQGTDFMAVITVGNISGTTAYSNLALTHILPSGWEIYNDRLMTPEATPTREYTYQDIRDDRILTYFDLRRSELKKFTIRLQATYAGNFILPAIQCEAMYDGSAQARTKAGRTTVSR, encoded by the coding sequence ATGAGAACTAAACACCGTATAGCTGACAAGCTATTCTTTCTGTTACTGACTATCGCAGTTTTTTCCTCTTGCGCAAACAGCAAAAAGGATATTGTTCCTTCTGCCGAGTATGCACCTTTTGTGAATGCATATACGGGAGGAGTTATCTCGCAGACTTCGAATATACGCATAGAACTGACACAAGATCAGCCTATGGTAGATTTGAACAATGAACTGAAAGAAAATCCATTCAGTTTCTCCCCATCTCTGAAGGGTAAAGCCTATTGGGTCAGCAACAATACGATTGAATTCGTTCCTGAACCAGGAACTTTAAAGCCGGGAGAATTCTATGAAGGTACATTCCAATTAGGTCGGTTTGTAGAAGTGGACAGTCGCCTGAAAGAATTCAAATTCTCTTTCAGAGTACAGGAGCCCAATTTCACACTATATGTTGAACCGCTGACAACCATCGACGTAGATAGCCATGGCGACCTGGTGACGCTGAAAGGTGAAGTACGTTTCAGTGATGCCACTTCCAAAGAAGCAGTTGAGAAAATGCTCTCTGCCAAAGGTGGAAACGGCCAAAGCTATCCGGTCAGTATCACTCCGACAGATCATCCGACACGCTACCTGTTTGAAATAGCCGGTGTCATTCGCGAAGCAGAAGACTATCAGTTGGAAATCACCGCTAATGGCAGTCCTGCAGGAATCGACCGCAAACTGGCAGAAAACGTACTGATCCCTGCCAAGAATGATTTCCGTTTCCTCTCTGCCAAACGCATTGACGAACCGGAAAATGGAATTGAAATAGTATTCTCCGATCCTGTTTCTACCACACAAGACCTGAACGGATTGATTGAAATCCCCGAAGTATCATCTTCTATATTTCAAGTGGAGAATAATAAAGTATACATCTACTTTGAAGCCAACCAACTGAGCAAACTGACTTTGAAGATACATGAAGGAGTGAAAAACAGCCGGGATAAATCGCTCGGAACATCACACTCCATCGCATTCAGCGAACTGAATCTGAAACCACAAGTGAGTATGTCTACATCAGCCGCTATCCTGCCCGACTCCAAAAGTTTGATCATCCCGTTCCGGGCAGTCAATCTCTATGCGGTAGATTTAAGCGTGATCCGTATTTTTGAAAACAATGTACTGATGTTCATGCAGACCAATACGCTTTCATCCGCCAGTGAACTGCGCCGTTCCGGACGATTGGTTTACCAAAACACATTGTGGCTGAGTAAGGACAGCACAAAAGATGTACACCGATGGGAAGACTATTCAATAGACCTTGCCGGACTGATTCGGCAGGAACCGGGTGCTATCTACCGTGTCATACTTTCTTTCCGGCAAGAATACTCTGCTTATCCTTGCAGCGGGACAGAAAAACAAGTGATGAGCTTTGCAGACAATACTGTTTCAGAGGGATTGACGAAAGTCAGCGGAAATAGTACTTTCGAAGAAAATGAAGCAGAATGGGATACCCCGGAAACTTATTTCTACTATAATGGTAACATAAAGATGGACTGGAGTCAGTATAACTGGCGGGAACGTAACAATCCTTGCCATCCCTCCTACTATATGGACTCTGACCGGGCAGCATCGTGCAACGTATTTGCCTCCAATATAGGAATGATTGTAAAACGGAATTCACTGAACAAGCTATGGATTGCCGTAAGCAATATCCTAGATACCAAACCGATGGAGAAAGCTAAAGTAACTGTTTACAACTTCCAGTTGCAAGTCATCGGAACCGGTGAAACGAATAGTGAAGGATTTACGGAAATCACTCCGCAAGGTGTTCCTTTCATTGTGGTAACCGAAGTAGAGAAGCAGAAAGCTTACGTTCGTGTGGCAGATGGCGAAGAACAATCTGTCAGCCGGTTCGATGTAGGCGGAAAAGACATTCAGAAAGGATTGAAGGGATTCGTCTATGGCGAAAGAGGGGTATGGCGACCGGGAGATACGCTGCATGTAAGCTTTATTATGGAAGACCGTGAAAAAAGGATTCCGGATAAACACCCCGTAGCATTGGAATTGTATAATCCGAGAGGACAATTCTATACCAAAATGATCTCTACGCAAGGTGTAAACGGTTTCTACACATTTGACCTGCCGACACGCCCCGAAGACCCGACGGGATTATGGAATGCTTACGTCAAAGTAGGTGGAACCGCTTTCCACAAAAGCCTCCGCATAGAAACAGTGAAGCCAAACCGCCTGAAAATTAATCTGAAACTGCCGGAGAAAGTGATACAAGCCTCCACCAAAGAGATGCCCGTAATGCTTACTTCCACATGGCTGACAGGCGCCACAGCTTCACGGTTGAAAACCAAAGTGGAAATGTCCCTGTCAAAAGTAAATACGCAATTTAAGAACTACGGGCAATACATATTCAATAATCCGGCTACCGAATTTACAACTGTGAAAAACGATGTATTCGACGGAACATTGGATGCGGAAGGAAAAGCCAACTTTATGTTGAAACTTCCGGCTGCCACCAATGCCCCGGGAATGCTGAATGCAACCTTAACCAGCCGTGTATTCGAACCGGGAGGAGATGCCAGTATTTACACGCAAAGCATTCCGTTCTCTCCATTCTCATCTTATGTGGGTATTAATCTGAACCAGCCGAAAGGAAAATACATCGAGACAGACCAAGATCATGTATTCGACATTGTCACCGTAAATGCAGAAGGACAAGTAGTGAACCGCTCCAATCTGGAATATAAGATTTACCGCATCTCCTGGAGCTGGTGGTGGGAAAACCGGGACGAATCATTCGGAACATACGTCAACAGTAGCTCCATCACTCCCGTAGCCAGTGGCAATATACAGACTACAGGCGGAAAGGCAACCTTCAAATTCCGGGTAAATTATCCGGACTGGGGACGTTACCTGGTTTATGTAAAAGATAAGGAAAGTGGGCATGCCACCGGTGGAACTGTTTATATAGACTGGCCGGATTGGCGCGGACGTTCAAGCAAGACAGACCCCAGCGGCATTAAAATGCTTGCTTTCTCTCTGGATAAAGACTCGTATGAAATAGGTGAAACGGCAACAGCCATCATTCCTGCCGCTGCGGGAGGACGTGCATTGGTAGCCCTGGAAAACGGTTCAACCGTTCTGCAACGTGAATGGATTGAAGTTTCCAACAACGGAGACACAAAGTATTCTTTCAAAGTGACTCCGGAAATGGCGCCGAACGTTTACCTGCACATCAGCCTGTTGCAACCTCATGCACAGACAGTGAACGATTTGCCGATACGTATGTACGGTGTGGTTCCGGTATTGGTGACTAATAAACAAACAATATTGCAACCGCAAATTAAAATGCCGGAAGTGCTGCGGCCGGAAACGGACTTCACCGTTACCGTCAGTGAAAAAAGCGGCAAGCAGATGACCTACACATTGGCCATTGTAGACGACGGATTACTCGACCTGACTAATTTCAAGACTCCCGATCCGTGGAATGAATTCTATGCCCGCGAAGCATTGGGCATCCGCACCTGGGATATGTATGACGATGTACTCGGAGCATCTGCCGGACGCTACAGTTCATTGTTCAGTACGGGCGGTGATGAGACATTGAAACCGGCCGATGCAAAAGCGAACCGCTTTAAGCCGGTAGTGAAATTTATCGGTCCGTTCTATCTGGATAAAGGAAAACAGAAGACGCACACGCTGAAACTACCGATGTACGTAGGTTCTGTACGTACGATGGTGGTAGCGGGGCAAGACGGAGCATACGGAAAAGCGGAAAAGACTTCTTTCGTGCGGACACCATTGATGTTGTTGTCCACACTACCCCGTGTGCTGAGCACACAAGAAGAGATTACCGTTCCGGTGAATGTTTTCGCCATGGAGAAGGAAGTGAAGAGTGTATCGGTATCCATCCAGGCTTCAGGTGGAGGTGTGCAGGTAATCGATCCCAATAAACAATCTATTACTTTCAGTCAACCGGGTGACCAACTCGTTTACTTTAAGATAAAGACCGGAAATAAAACAGGAAAAGCAACGATACATATCACTGCCAGCGGTGGCAGCCAGCAGGCGAAAGAGACCATTGAAATCGAAGTCCGGAACCCGAATCCGGCAGTGACCTTCCGTAACAGTCAATGGGTGGAAAAAGGAGAAAGTGTAACACTTCCTTATGCATTGAATGGTGCTTCTCCAGCAAGCAGCCGTATGCTGCTGGAAGTTTCACGCATTCCTTCGGTAGATATCAGCCGCAGGTTCGACTACCTGTATAATTATCAGCATCATTGCACGGAACAGCTGACTTCCAAAGCTCTACCGCTATTATTCGTCAGCCAGTTTAAAGCTGTGGATGAGGAAGAAGCTCAAAAGATTAAAACTAACGTACAGGAAGCGATACGGCAACTCTATGCACGCCAAATTCCGAATGGCGGTTTTGTATACTGGCCGGGGAATGCCAGTGCTGATGAGTGGATTACTTCTTATGCGGGCATGTTCCTCATACTGGCACAGGAGAAAGGCTACGCTGTCAACTCGAATGTACTGAATAAGTGGAAACGCTTCCAACGTGCTGCTGCCCAGAACTGGCGGATGCCGGATCAAGATGACAGTTGGGGTTACTGGCAAACGGGAGTGCAACAGGCATACAGGTTGTACACACTGGCATTAGCCGGTGCACCTGAGCAGGGTGCCATGAACCGGATGAAAGAACAAGCTAACCTGCCTCTGCAAGCCAAATGGAGACTGGCAGCCGCTTATGCCCTGACGGGTAAGATGAAACCGGCGGAAGAATTGGTATTTAAGGCGGAAACCACCATTGCCCCCTATTCTTCACAGAACTACATCTACGGTTCGTATGATCGTGACGAAGCTATGATACTGGAAACTTTACTCCTGATGAACCGCGACCAGGCGGCATTGCAACAGGCGAAGAAGGTATCCAAGAATTTGGCCGAAGAGAATTGGTTCAGTACACAGTCCACTGCTTTCTCATTGATGGCGATGGGACGTCTGGCTGAGAAACTTTCAGGTACTCTGGACTTCACTTGGACCTGGAACGGGAAACAGCAACCCGTAGTAAAATCAGCCAAGGCTGTATTTACAAAGGAACTGTCCACTTCACCGGCTTCGGGTAATATTATAATAAAGAATGAAGGTAAAGGTGCATTAAGTGTGGACCTCATTACACGCACGCAATTACTTAATGACACGTTACCCGCAATATCCAATAACCTCCGCCTGGACGTAAAATATACGGATATGAACGGAGCGACGATATCCATAGATGATATCAAGCAGGGAACAGACTTTATGGCAGTCATCACCGTAGGTAATATCAGTGGAACCACCGCTTACAGTAATCTGGCATTAACACATATCCTGCCGTCAGGTTGGGAGATTTACAATGACCGGTTGATGACTCCGGAAGCGACACCTACCCGTGAGTATACCTACCAGGATATTCGTGACGACCGTATATTGACCTATTTCGACTTGCGTCGCAGCGAGCTGAAAAAGTTCACCATAAGACTGCAAGCTACGTATGCAGGTAATTTCATTTTACCGGCTATCCAGTGCGAAGCCATGTATGACGGTTCGGCACAGGCACGAACCAAGGCGGGAAGAACGACTGTCAGCCGTTAA